A genomic region of Lates calcarifer isolate ASB-BC8 linkage group LG9, TLL_Latcal_v3, whole genome shotgun sequence contains the following coding sequences:
- the tnca gene encoding tenascin isoform X3 gives MGTRGLLGCLLLTALLSLSNAGLVKKVLRHRRQTLTSPKEHNVTLPSGDHPVVFNHVYNINVPASSLCSVNLDAPESQQLLPKDAPATTGRHITEHTVDGENQIVFTHRINIPRQACGCTEDLPGLKDLMSRLEMLEGEVSALRDQCSSDRPCCSAQVTGAVGTKPYCNGHGNYSAETCGCVCEPGWKGPNCTEPQCPGNCQDRGRCVDGKCECFKGFSGEDCTLEFCPVDCGAHGQCVGGVCVCSDGFFGEDCSQSKCLNNCLGRGRCVDGDCVCDEPWTGFDCSELICPKDCYDRGRCDNGTCYCDEGYTGEDCGERTCPNNCQGNGFCVDGQCVCTAGYSGEDCSQLTCLNDCNGRGTCFNGMCICDTGYQGEDCSQLACLNNCNNRGQCINGQCACDVGFQGDDCSELSCPNNCLHMGRCVNGQCVCEEGFAGEDCSIRTCPSNCYGRGECINGRCVCHAGFTGEDCGELSCPNNCRNRGRCIDGQCVCDEGFTGEDCSQKACPNDCLARGYCVDGKCICREGYSGDDCSVLACPDNCNNRGRCINGRCTCESGYEGDSCAELSCLNNCQDKGRCVNGQCVCDEGYIGDDCSEVSPPKDLTVGEVTTETVDLSWKNEMLVTEYLVTYVPTSPGGLLQEFTVPGDKTSATVKELEPGIEYMINVYAVLSNKRSVPVSARVATDLPQPEGLRFKSVRETSVEVMWDQLDISFDGWEIYFRNTKEENGKIMSTLPSSQNQFFQSGLGPGQEYEVSINIIKNNTRGPQTSKTVTTKIDGPRQVEVKDVTDSSALVSWSQPVAPMDKVTMFYGPSSDSSDETSAEIFPPDKQYSIGGLRPDTEYTVSLVSRSGDLSSDPVTTTFTTALDAPKNLQAMSQTDNSITLQWTNSQADVGSYRVKYSPISGATHGEEVFPQGPGDTTQATITGLKPGMEYGIGVTAVKNERESLPATTNAATDIDPPRGFEVTESTETSLTLKWQKPQAKVSGYMLVYVSGDSQLVEVEIPATATSYVVSNLTPGMSYNLILTAERGHKRSTPVTLPASTEELKPKVVNLTISDITWDGFTASWSPMGGEFDSFVIEVTNLENFAESQNLTLSGDAFSLGITGLNPNTSYMVGLYGMYQGSFLEPVYSEATTVNQPMVGNLYISNLTSESFSILWNGTDGEFDGFILEIIDSDWLMEPKEYNISRNVKSYDVTGLRPSTDYIAYLYGTYKGSRTSAVSIVASTAEEPDLSRLVVSNITSDRFSLSWRTREKAFDNFIVEVRESALPSQAMGRALPGDVRSTVMAGLKARTSYNIKLYASAGGQNTKPLFAVATTEDVPQLGPIAASSVSPHNLSLSWSTVSGHFDGFVIRVSDSEQQSDTLEFRLPGEIRNITISNLMDATGYDIELYGISHGRHTPSVLAHAVTASLPKVENLTISNITPYGFRVSWEVKQQLQQDDLPPSSGGFSHFHIVVTDSGWLLEPQEFTVPGNQSHLDIWGLITGIGYEVRLTGVSESGLLSRPLTTVAVTEAEPEVEHLFVSDITADSFRLSWTADEDMFDRFVIKIRDSKRLAHPHEYSIRGDERTKVLTGLMSATEYEIELYGVSLDQRSQPITGVAQTGLSNPRGLHFSEVTDSSAIVHWSMPHSPVDSYRIAYVPFEGGSPMTVTVDGSVFEALLPNMIPGKTYQVTVSAVKGLEESDPSSDTVTTALDRPQGLTAVNVTDTSALLLWQPSVATVDGYVITYSGDSVSPVVEHVSGNTVEFEMGSLVPGTHYSVGVHAVKEAQKSDSAVTEFTTDVDPPRDLTAINIQTDSATLTWKPPQAAVTGYTLTFSSADGVIREVVLSPTASSYNMAQLTGSTEYNVKLQAIAGAQRSRHVTTVFTTIGQLYRRPKDCAQILLNGETTSGLFTIYVGGEDGQPIQVYCDMSTDGGGWMVFLRRQSGKLEFFRNWKNYTAGFGNMNDEFWLGLSNLHKITSSGHYELRVDLRDKGESAYAQYDKFTIAEPRTRYKVYIGAYSGTAGDSMTYHQGRPFSTFDNDNDIAVTNCALSYKGAFWYKNCHRVNLMGKYGDNSHSKGINWFHWKGHEHSIEFAEMKIRPANFRNFESRKKRS, from the exons ATGGGTACAAGAGGCCTTCTGGGCTGCCTCCTCCTGACTGCTCTGCTCAGCTTATCAAATGCTGGGCTCGTGAAGAAAGTCCTACGGCATCGGCGACAGACTCTGACATCCCCTAAAGAACATAACGTCACCCTCCCCAGTGGAGACCACCCTGTGGTTTTTAACCACGTCTATAACATCAATGTCCCTGCCAGTTCCCTGTGCTCGGTGAACCTGGATGCACCAGAGAGTCAGCAGCTCCTTCCCAAAGATGCACCAGCCACTACAGGCCGTCACATCACTGAGCACACTGTGGATGGAGAGAACCAAATCGTCTTCACCCACCGCATCAACATACCTCGGCAGGCGTGTGGTTGTACTGAAGACCTGCCCGGCCTGAAAGACCTAATGAGCCGGTTGGAGATGCTTGAAGGAGAAGTTTCAGCTTTGAGAGATCAGTGCAGCAGTGACAGGCCCTGCTGCAGTGCACAGGTCACAG GTGCGGTGGGAACAAAACCTTACTGCAACGGTCACGGAAACTACAGCGCTGAGACCTGTGGCTGCGTTTGTGAGCCTGGCTGGAAAGGACCCAACTGTACTGAGCCCCAGTGTCCCGGTAACTGCCAGGACCGGGGCCGCTGTGTGGACGGAAAGTGTGAGTGCTTCAAAGGCTTCTCTGGAGAGGACTGCACCCTCGAGTTCTGCCCTGTGGACTGTGGAGCTCATGGCCAGTGTGTGGGCGGCGTTTGCGTCTGCTCGGATGGTTTCTTCGGTGAAGACTGCTCTCAGTCCAAGTGCCTCAACAACTGCCTAGGCCGTGGCCGCTGTGTTGATGGAGACTGCGTGTGTGATGAACCCTGGACTGGATTCGACTGCTCCGAGCTTATCTGTCCCAAAGACTGCTACGATCGTGGACGCTGTGACAACGGCACCTGCTACTGTGATGAGGGATACACCGGGGAGGACTGTGGAGAACGCACCTGTCCCAACAACTGCCAAGGTAATGGCTTCTGTGTTGATGGCCAATGTGTCTGCACAGCCGGCTACAGCGGAGAGGACTGCTCTCAGCTCACCTGCCTCAATGACTGTAACGGCAGAGGCACGTGCTTTAACGGGATGTGTATCTGCGACACGGGCTACCAAGGTGAAGACTGCAGCCAGTTAGCATGTCTGAACAACTGTAACAACCGAGGCCAGTGCATAAATGGACAGTGTGCGTGTGATGTTGGTTTCCAGGGAGATGATTGCTCTGAGCTTTCCTGTCCCAACAACTGCTTGCACATGGGCCGCTGTGTCAACGGCCAGTGTGTGTGCGAGGAGGGCTTCGCTGGGGAAGACTGCAGCATCAGGACCTGCCCCTCAAACTGCTACGGCCGTGGGGAGTGCATTAATGGACGTTGCGTGTGTCATGCAGGCTTCACTGGCGAGGACTGCGGTGAGCTGAGCTGCCCTAACAACTGCAGAAACCGCGGCCGCTGCATCGACggacagtgtgtttgtgatgaagGCTTCACCGGGGAAGACTGCAGTCAGAAAGCTTGTCCCAACGACTGCCTGGCCAGAGGTTACTGTGTAGACGGCAAGTGCATCTGTCGGGAAGGCTACTCGGGAGACGACTGCTCTGTGCTCGCCTGCCCGGACAACTGCAACAACAGGGGACGCTGTATCAATGGAAGGTGCACATGTGAGAGTGGATATGAAGGAGACAGCTGTGCAGAGCTGAGCTGCCTCAACAACTGCCAGGACAAAGGCCGCTGCGTGAACGGTCAGTGCGTCTGTGATGAGGGATACATCGGAGACGACTGCTCAGAAG tGTCTCCTCCAAAGGACCTTACTGTTGGCGAGGTCACCACTGAAACAGTAGACCTGTCCTGGAAGAATGAGATGTTAGTGACAGAATACCTCGTGACGTACGTGCCCACCAGTCCTGGGGGTCTTCTCCAGGAGTTCACTGTGCCTGGAGACAAAACTTCTGCCACTGTCAAAGAGCTGGAACCTGGCATCGAGTATATGATCAATGTCTATGCCGTTCTGAGCAACAAGAGGAGTGTCCCTGTCAGTGCGAGGGTGGCCACAG ATCTCCCACAGCCAGAGGGTTTAAGATTCAAATCAGTGAGAGAGACCTCAGTAGAGGTAATGTGGGACCAGCTGGACATCTCCTTTGATGGCTGGGAGATCTATTTTCGCAACACG aaagaagaaaatggaaaaatcatGAGCACCCTTCCATCCTCTCAAAACCAGTTTTTCCAGTCAGGCCTTGGACCAGGACAGGAGTATGAAGTCTCGATCAACATCATCAAAAACAACACCAGAGGACCCCAAACATCCAAAACAGTCACTACCA AGATTGACGGTCCCCggcaggtggaggtgaaggaTGTAACTGACTCTTCGGCACTGGTTAGCTGGTCTCAGCCAGTGGCTCCAATGGACAAAGTCACCATGTTTTACGGGCCCTCCTCCGACTCCTCAGATGAAACCAGTGCAGAGATTTTCCCTCCAGACAAGCAGTATAGCATTGGCGGTCTGAGGCCAGACACTGAGTACACTGTATCGCTCGTCTCCAGGAGCGGAGACCTCAGCAGTGACCCTGTCACCACCACTTTTACTACAG CCCTGGATGCCCCCAAGAACCTACAGGCCATGTCCCAGACAGACAACAGCATCACTCTGCAGTGGACTAACAGTCAGGCCGATGTTGGCAGCTATCGGGTGAAATACAGCCCCATCTCTGGAGCGACTCATGGTGAGGAAGTATTCCCACAAGGACCAGGAGATACCACACAAGCTACTATCACTG GTCTAAAGCCAGGGATGGAGTATGGGATTGGTGTGACTGCTGtgaagaatgagagagagagcctcCCTGCTACTACAAATGCAGCAACTG ACATCGATCCTCCCAGAGGTTTTGAGGTAACCGAGTCCACAGAAACCTCTCTCACTTTGAAGTGGCAGAAACCTCAGGCCAAGGTCAGTGGCTACATGCTGGTGTACGTCTCTGGAGATAGCCAGCTTGTGGAGGTGGAGATCCCAGCCACAGCAACCAGCTATGTTGTGTCCAACCTGACTCCTGGAATGAGCTACAACCTCATTttgactgcagagagaggacacaAGAGGAGCACACCTGTCACCCTGCCTGCGTCCACAG AGGAGCTGAAACCCAAGGTGGTGAACCTCACCATCTCTGACATTACATGGGACGGCTTCACTGCGTCCTGGAGCCCCATGGGTGGGGAATTTGACAGCTTTGTCATTGAAGTAACAAACTTGGAGAATTTCGCAGAGAGCCAGAACCTCACACTGTCTGGAGACGCTTTCAGCCTGGGCATCACCGGGCTGAATCCCAACACCAGCTACATGGTTGGCCTGTATGGGATGTATCAGGGCTCCTTCCTTGAACCCGTGTACAGTGAAGCCACCACAG TGAATCAGCCAATGGTTGGCAATCTATATATCTCAAACTTAACGTCAGAGAGCTTTTCAATCCTCTGGAACGGCACTGATGGAGAGTTTGATGGTTTTATCCTGGAGATTAttgactctgattggctgatggagCCAAAGGAATATAACATATCCCGCAATGTTAAGTCCTATGACGTCACAGGGCTCAGGCCCAGCACTGATTACATAGCCTACCTCTATGGGACATACAAGGGATCCCGAACAAGTGCTGTCAGTATTGTTGCATCAACag CTGAAGAGCCTGATTTGTCCAGGCTAGTTGTTTCTAACATTACCTCAGACAGATTCTCTCTGTCGTGGCGGACACGAGAGAAGGCTTTTGATAACTTTATAGTAGAAGTCAGAGAGTCTGCTTTGCCCTCGCAGGCAATGGGGCGCGCTCTGCCAGGAGACGTGCGCTCCACAGTCATGGCCGGGCTCAAAGCGCGCACAAGCTACAACATAAAGCTGTACGCCAGCGCTGGTGGCCAGAACACAAAGCCTCTATTTGCTGTAGCTACAACAG aGGATGTCCCACAGTTGGGGCCCATAGCTGCTTCATCTGTGAGTCCACATAATCTCAGCTTGTCCTGGAGCACTGTGTCAGGCcattttgatggttttgttATCCGGGTCAGTGACTCTGAACAGCAGTCTGATACGCTGGAGTTCAGACTGCCCGGTGAAATCCGTAACATTACGATCTCTAACCTGATGGATGCCACAGGCTATGACATTGAACTGTATGGTATTTCTCATGGGCGCCACACTCCCTCTGTGTTAGCCCACGCCGTCACAG CTTCTTTGCCTAAAGTGGAAAACTTGACCATTTCCAACATTACCCCCTACGGCTTCCGTGTGTCGTGGgaggtgaagcagcagctgcagcaggacgATTTACCCCCCTCTAGTGGTGGCTTCAGCCATTTTCACATAGTGGTGACAGACTCTGGCTGGCTACTGGAGCCTCAGGAGTTCACAGTGCCAGGAAACCAAAGTCACCTGGACATCTGGGGCCTCATCACCGGCATAGGATATGAGGTCAGGCTGACCGGGGTGTCAGAGTCAGGGCTTCTCTCTCGGCCTCTGACTACAGTGGCTGTGACAG AGGCTGAACCGGAGGTGGAGCATCTCTTTGTCTCGGACATCACTGCTGACAGTTTCCGTCTGTCATGGACGGCTGACGAAGATATGTTTGACAGATTTGTCATTAAAATTAGAGACAGCAAAAGATTAGCCCATCCGCACGAGTACAGCATCCGTGGTGATGAACGAACCAAGGTTTTAACTGGACTCATGAGTGCCACTGAGTATGAAATCGAGCTTTATGGTGTCTCTTTGGACCAACGCTCCCAACCTATTACTGGGGTTGCTCAGACAG GCCTGAGCAATCCAAGAGGACTTCACTTCTCTGAAGTGACTGACTCTTCAGCCATAGTTCACTGGTCCATGCCTCATTCTCCAGTGGATAGCTACCGCATCGCCTATGTGCCATTTGAAGGAG gaaGCCCGATGACAGTGACTGTGGATGGCAGTGTGTTTGAGGCTTTGCTACCCAATATGATCCCTGGCAAGACCTATCAAGTGACTGTCAGTGCTGTGAAGGGTCTGGAGGAAAGTGACCCCAGTAGTGACACTGTAACCACAG CTTTGGACAGACCTCAGGGTCTGACAGCAGTTAATGTCACTGACACTTCAGCCCTGCTGCTGTGGCAGCCATCTGTGGCCACAGTTGATGGCTACGTCATTACCTACAGCGGTGATTCAG TGTCCCCAGTGGTGGAGCATGTCTCTGGCAACACTGTGGAGTTTGAGATGGGCTCTCTTGTTCCAGGAACCCACTACTCAGTTGGAGTTCATGCTGTGAAAGAAGCTCAGAAGAGTGACTCTGCTGTTACTGAATTCACCACTG ATGTGGACCCTCCCCGCGATCTGACAGCTATTAACATTCAAACTGACAGTGCTACTCTCACATGGAAACCTCCACAGGCTGCTGTCACCGGTTACACACTCACTTTTTCTTCTGCCGATGGTGTAATCAGG GAAGTGGTGCTAAGCCCAACAGCCTCCTCCTACAACATGGCTCAGCTAACTGGCTCCACAGAGTACAATGTCAAACTGCAGGCCATCGCTGGAGCCCAGAGGAGTCGACATGTAACCACTGTCTTCACTACCA TCGGACAATTGTACAGACGCCCCAAGGACTGTGCTCAGATTTTATTGAATGGGGAGACGACCTCTGGTCTGTTCACCATCTATGTGGGAGGAGAAGACGGCCAGCCCATCCAGGTTTACTGTGACATGTCCACAGATGGCGGAGGATGGATG GTTTTCCTCAGACGCCAGAGTGGAAAGCTGGAATTCTTCAGGAACTGGAAGAACTACACTGCTGGCTTTGGTAACATGAATGATGAGTTCTGGCTGG GTCTCTCCAACCTCCATAAAATCACATCTTCTGGCCACTATGAGCTGCGAGTGGACTTGAGGGACAAAGGGGAATCAGCCTATGCTCAGTATGATAAGTTCACCATTGCAGAACCAAGAACACGCTACAAAGTCTACATAGGAGCATACAGTGGAACAGCAG GTGACTCCATGACTTACCACCAGGGACGACCATTCTCCACCTTTGACAATGATAATGATATCGCTGTTACCAACTGCGCCTTGTCCTACAAAGGTGCCTTTTGGTATAAAAATTGTCATCGTGTCAACCTCATGGGGAAATATGGCGACAACAGTCACAGTAAG GGGATCAACTGGTTCCACTGGAAGGGGCACGAACACTCAATTGAATTTGCAGAGATGAAGATTAGACCAGCCAACTTCAGAAACTTTGAGAGCAGAAAAAAACGATCATAG